The following coding sequences lie in one Heliangelus exortis chromosome 8, bHelExo1.hap1, whole genome shotgun sequence genomic window:
- the CTH gene encoding cystathionine gamma-lyase isoform X1 yields the protein MEGDGAAGFLPPFPHFATQAIHAGQEPEQWRSAAMVPPISLSTTFKQQAPGQHMGYEYSRSGNPTRNCLEKAVAVLDGAKYCLSYASGLAATLNITHLLKAGDAIICMDDVYGGTNRYFRQVAMKMGLDVDFVDCTKMECLEAAITPKTKLVWVETPTNPTLKVIDIRACADVVHKHKDVLLVVDNTFMSAYFQRPLSLGADICMYSATKYMNGHSDVVMGLVSVNCEELYQRLKFLQNSLGAVPSPFDCYMCNRGLKTLQIRMKQHFHNALAAARFLEADSRVEKVIFPGLPSHPQHELFKRQCTGCPGMVTFYIKGGLEHAATFLKNLKVFALAESLGGYESLAEHPAIMTHASVPKEDREALGITDTLIRLSVGLEDEEDLVGDLDQALTAAVSGSCDAQHWNWKLKVEMAEEDDKESGIAHDVPLRIATPSIQHWLPGELSACCYISAAVWLCLDCAGWQAACVPPWGWGVSSGFGISVVNKVVLESSPDAHSGILSQFSQRSVSHLSPGC from the exons ATGGAAGGTGACGGTGCTGCGGGCTTCCTGCCTCCTTTCCCTCATTTCGCCACGCAAGCCATCCACGCCGGGCAAGAACCCGAACAATGGCGGTCGGCTGCCATGGTGCCGCCCATCTCTCTTTCCACCACCTTCAAGCAGCAGGCCCCCGGGCAGCACATG GGTTATGAGTACAGCCGGAGTGGAAACCCTACCCGGAATtgcctggagaaggctgtggCAGTGCTGGATGGAGCTAAATACT gtTTATCTTATGCTTCTGGCTTAGCTGCTACTTTGAATATTACTCACCTCCTAAAGGCAGGGGATGCAATTATCTGCATGGATGATGTCTATGGAG GCACAAACAGATACTTCAGGCAAGTAGCTATGAAAATGGGTTTGGATGTAGATTTTGTTGACTGCACAAAAATGGAATGCCTGGAAGCTGCAATTACACCAAAGACCAAG CTCGTTTGGGTTGAAACACCCACAAACCCCACACTGAAGGTCATTGACATCAGGGCCTGTGCAGATGTAGTACACAAGCATAAAGATGTTCTTCTCGTGGTAGACAACACTTTCATGTCTGCATATTTCCAG cGTCCACTGTCTCTGGGGGCTGATATTTGTATGTACTCTGCCACCAAATACATGAACG GGCACAGTGATGTTGTGATGGGACTGGTTTCAGTAAACTGTGAGGAACTCTACCAGAGGCTCAAATTCTTACAGAACT CTCTTGGAGCTGTTCCCTCTCCCTTTGACTGTTACATGTGTAACCGGGGACTGAAGACGCTGCAGATCCGGATGAAACAGCACTTCCACAACGCCTTGGCTGCTGCTCGGTTTCTGGAGGCTGATTCCCGAGTGGAGAAAGTCATTTTCCCAG GCTTGCCTTCCCACCCCCAGCATGAGCTGTTCAAGAGGCAGTGCACCGGCTGCCCCGGGATGGTCACTTTCTACATTAAGGGAGGGCTGGAACACGCTGCCACCTTCCTCAAGAATTTAAAG GTTTTTGCACTGGCTGAGAGTCTGGGAGGCTATGAGAGCCTAGCAGAGCATCC GGCCATCATGACTCACGCCTCGGTGCCGAAGGAGGACAGAGAAGCTCTGGGCATCACTGACACCTTAATTCGCCTCTCGGTCGGTctggaagatgaagaagatTTGGTGGGAGACTTGGATCAAGCTCTAACAGCTGCGGTCAGTGGGTC GTGTGATGCTCAGCACTGGAACTGGAAACTGAAGGTTGAAATGGCTGAAGAAGATGACAAGGAAAGTGGAATTGCTCATGATGTGCCTTTGAGAATTGCAACCCCTTCAATCCAACACTGGCTCCCCGGGGAGCTCTCTGCCTGCTGTtacatttctgctgctgtctggCTGTGCCTGGACTGTGCAGGGTGGCAGGCAGCCTGTGTCCCCCCATGGGGCTGGGGTGTTTCCTCTGGATTTGGAATTTCTGTTGTCAATAAAGTtgtgctggagagcagccctgatgCACACTCAGGAATATTATCCCAGTTCTCTCAGAGATCAGTTTCTCACTTGTCACCAGGGTGTTAG
- the CTH gene encoding cystathionine gamma-lyase isoform X2 gives MEGDGAAGFLPPFPHFATQAIHAGQEPEQWRSAAMVPPISLSTTFKQQAPGQHMGYEYSRSGNPTRNCLEKAVAVLDGAKYCLSYASGLAATLNITHLLKAGDAIICMDDVYGGTNRYFRQVAMKMGLDVDFVDCTKMECLEAAITPKTKLVWVETPTNPTLKVIDIRACADVVHKHKDVLLVVDNTFMSAYFQRPLSLGADICMYSATKYMNGHSDVVMGLVSVNCEELYQRLKFLQNSLGAVPSPFDCYMCNRGLKTLQIRMKQHFHNALAAARFLEADSRVEKVIFPGLPSHPQHELFKRQCTGCPGMVTFYIKGGLEHAATFLKNLKVFALAESLGGYESLAEHPAIMTHASVPKEDREALGITDTLIRLSVGLEDEEDLVGDLDQALTAAFAGQNV, from the exons ATGGAAGGTGACGGTGCTGCGGGCTTCCTGCCTCCTTTCCCTCATTTCGCCACGCAAGCCATCCACGCCGGGCAAGAACCCGAACAATGGCGGTCGGCTGCCATGGTGCCGCCCATCTCTCTTTCCACCACCTTCAAGCAGCAGGCCCCCGGGCAGCACATG GGTTATGAGTACAGCCGGAGTGGAAACCCTACCCGGAATtgcctggagaaggctgtggCAGTGCTGGATGGAGCTAAATACT gtTTATCTTATGCTTCTGGCTTAGCTGCTACTTTGAATATTACTCACCTCCTAAAGGCAGGGGATGCAATTATCTGCATGGATGATGTCTATGGAG GCACAAACAGATACTTCAGGCAAGTAGCTATGAAAATGGGTTTGGATGTAGATTTTGTTGACTGCACAAAAATGGAATGCCTGGAAGCTGCAATTACACCAAAGACCAAG CTCGTTTGGGTTGAAACACCCACAAACCCCACACTGAAGGTCATTGACATCAGGGCCTGTGCAGATGTAGTACACAAGCATAAAGATGTTCTTCTCGTGGTAGACAACACTTTCATGTCTGCATATTTCCAG cGTCCACTGTCTCTGGGGGCTGATATTTGTATGTACTCTGCCACCAAATACATGAACG GGCACAGTGATGTTGTGATGGGACTGGTTTCAGTAAACTGTGAGGAACTCTACCAGAGGCTCAAATTCTTACAGAACT CTCTTGGAGCTGTTCCCTCTCCCTTTGACTGTTACATGTGTAACCGGGGACTGAAGACGCTGCAGATCCGGATGAAACAGCACTTCCACAACGCCTTGGCTGCTGCTCGGTTTCTGGAGGCTGATTCCCGAGTGGAGAAAGTCATTTTCCCAG GCTTGCCTTCCCACCCCCAGCATGAGCTGTTCAAGAGGCAGTGCACCGGCTGCCCCGGGATGGTCACTTTCTACATTAAGGGAGGGCTGGAACACGCTGCCACCTTCCTCAAGAATTTAAAG GTTTTTGCACTGGCTGAGAGTCTGGGAGGCTATGAGAGCCTAGCAGAGCATCC GGCCATCATGACTCACGCCTCGGTGCCGAAGGAGGACAGAGAAGCTCTGGGCATCACTGACACCTTAATTCGCCTCTCGGTCGGTctggaagatgaagaagatTTGGTGGGAGACTTGGATCAAGCTCTAACAGCTGCG TTTGCAGGCCAGAACGTGTGA